From Streptomyces sp. Edi4, one genomic window encodes:
- a CDS encoding helix-turn-helix transcriptional regulator, producing the protein MSGEEGAERAGPGRPVPEDHVAARIKLEREVRSWSTVKLAEEMAAVGHPINQSAIWRIESGKPRRRVNLDEALGFCKVFDITMQDLTGPPGELATPRIRELVREYVQMTREYHQLRAAIDRNQMHLHEIDMELNAYGDKGPEQRGQVDELLRLEERALQRSLHPSRAHLRNQEQPPTGE; encoded by the coding sequence GTGAGCGGTGAGGAAGGTGCGGAGCGCGCCGGTCCCGGTCGTCCGGTGCCGGAGGACCATGTCGCCGCACGCATCAAGCTGGAGCGCGAGGTCCGCAGTTGGAGCACGGTGAAGCTCGCCGAGGAGATGGCCGCTGTCGGCCATCCGATCAACCAGTCGGCGATCTGGCGCATCGAAAGCGGCAAACCCCGTCGCAGGGTCAACCTCGACGAGGCGCTCGGCTTCTGCAAGGTCTTCGACATCACCATGCAGGACCTGACGGGGCCGCCAGGAGAACTGGCCACGCCCCGCATTCGCGAGCTTGTCCGTGAGTACGTCCAGATGACGCGGGAGTACCACCAACTGCGAGCAGCGATCGACCGGAACCAGATGCACCTGCACGAGATCGACATGGAACTCAACGCATACGGGGATAAGGGCCCCGAGCAAAGGGGGCAGGTCGACGAACTCCTCCGGCTCGAAGAACGGGCCCTGCAGAGGAGTCTGCACCCATCCCGGGCGCACCTGCGAAACCAGGAACAGCCACCCACGGGTGAATAG
- a CDS encoding DnaB-like helicase N-terminal domain-containing protein, translated as MPQGTTLPSQTPSRLDANLAPTEPPHNVDAERAVLGACMHNGAIIDVVRPVLGDDTFYRPAHETIWRALLTQRREDKPTDPIVLTELLEEQGDLQRVGGRSYVFQVSDVLYGTGNAAYHAEIVRKKADLRRLRASAVRTLQRAQEPGADPEAIRSEVETEVRAERERALASGQGRLNRFARDGWSFVKETGADAEPLWGTREKTVWASGESLMIVGAPGVGKTTLAHQVIFARLGLQETVLEMPVAPARRVLYLAMDRPKQIARAMDRRVFPSDEKILREQLVVWEGPLPATLDKEPDLLADLAAAHQADTIVIDSLKDAVSTMVDDSLAVAFHNARMRALRNGVEIMELHHQRKATADAPRGQRPGLDQVYGSTWITAGAGSVLFVTGKAGDPAVTLHHLKTPTGEVGPLDVTHDHKRGTTTLDPTKDPAVLLRTSPNGMSARELATVLIGGSDPERADLEKARRRLENLVATGLATKVEGVAGGAGGGQQTRYYASARHLTAVG; from the coding sequence ATGCCCCAGGGTACGACCCTGCCTTCCCAGACGCCATCTCGCCTCGACGCGAATCTCGCCCCGACGGAGCCCCCGCACAACGTGGACGCCGAGCGCGCGGTGCTCGGCGCCTGCATGCACAACGGCGCCATCATCGACGTGGTCCGCCCAGTCCTGGGCGACGACACCTTCTACCGGCCCGCACACGAGACCATCTGGCGCGCGCTGCTCACCCAGCGCCGCGAAGACAAGCCCACCGACCCGATCGTCCTCACCGAGCTCCTTGAGGAACAGGGCGATCTGCAGCGAGTCGGTGGCCGCTCCTACGTCTTCCAGGTCTCCGACGTGCTCTACGGCACCGGCAATGCCGCGTACCACGCGGAGATCGTCCGCAAAAAAGCCGACCTCCGCCGCCTGCGCGCCTCCGCCGTACGCACCCTCCAACGCGCGCAGGAACCGGGTGCCGACCCCGAAGCGATACGCAGCGAGGTCGAAACGGAAGTACGCGCCGAGCGCGAGCGCGCCCTCGCCTCGGGCCAGGGGCGCCTGAACCGCTTCGCCAGGGACGGGTGGTCCTTCGTCAAGGAGACCGGAGCGGATGCCGAGCCGCTGTGGGGAACCCGCGAGAAGACAGTCTGGGCCTCCGGCGAAAGCCTGATGATCGTCGGCGCGCCCGGCGTCGGCAAGACCACACTGGCCCACCAGGTGATCTTCGCCCGCCTCGGCCTCCAGGAGACCGTCCTGGAAATGCCTGTCGCGCCCGCCAGGAGGGTGCTCTACCTGGCCATGGACCGCCCCAAGCAGATCGCCAGGGCCATGGACCGCCGCGTCTTCCCCAGCGACGAGAAGATCCTGCGCGAGCAACTCGTGGTCTGGGAGGGACCACTGCCCGCCACCCTCGACAAGGAGCCCGACCTCCTCGCCGACCTCGCCGCCGCGCACCAGGCCGACACCATCGTGATCGACAGCCTCAAGGACGCCGTCAGCACCATGGTCGACGACAGCCTCGCCGTCGCCTTCCACAACGCCCGCATGCGCGCCCTGCGCAACGGCGTGGAGATCATGGAGCTGCACCACCAGCGCAAGGCCACCGCCGACGCCCCGCGCGGCCAGCGTCCGGGCCTGGACCAGGTTTACGGCTCCACCTGGATCACCGCCGGCGCGGGCAGCGTCCTCTTCGTCACCGGGAAAGCCGGCGATCCCGCCGTCACCCTGCACCACCTCAAGACGCCCACCGGGGAGGTCGGCCCGCTGGACGTCACCCACGACCACAAGCGCGGCACCACCACACTTGACCCGACGAAGGACCCCGCCGTCCTGCTGCGCACCTCCCCGAACGGGATGAGCGCCCGCGAGCTGGCGACTGTCCTGATCGGCGGGAGCGACCCCGAACGCGCCGACCTGGAAAAGGCACGGCGCCGCCTGGAGAACCTCGTGGCCACCGGACTGGCGACCAAGGTCGAGGGCGTCGCCGGAGGAGCCGGTGGCGGCCAGCAGACGCGTTACTACGCCTCAGCACGCCACCTCACCGCCGTCGGCTGA
- a CDS encoding helix-turn-helix domain-containing protein — protein MPQPALPISQIAQLLGVPEDALRTLMVERRSAGDATLVALTVAEAARRIGIGRTKLYEYVSSGEIASVKIGSLRRIPTEAVDDFLARRLSATDFGAAA, from the coding sequence ATGCCGCAGCCTGCGCTGCCCATCTCCCAGATAGCCCAACTCCTGGGCGTCCCTGAAGACGCCCTTCGTACCTTGATGGTCGAGCGACGATCCGCCGGCGACGCGACTCTGGTCGCCCTCACCGTTGCCGAGGCAGCTCGCCGGATCGGCATCGGCCGCACCAAGCTGTACGAGTACGTCTCCTCCGGCGAGATCGCCTCAGTCAAGATCGGCAGCTTGCGCCGCATCCCAACGGAGGCGGTGGACGATTTCCTGGCCCGCCGGCTGTCGGCGACCGACTTCGGGGCCGCCGCGTGA
- a CDS encoding site-specific integrase — translation MTRASAPKSRQPNGASSIYRGTDGRWHGRVTVGVKDDGSPDRRHVSRKTRAEVTKVVRELEKQRDSTGVRKAGQTWTVETWLSHWVENIAAPNVGENTIDGYRVAVYHHLIPGLGAHRLEKLEPEHLERLYRKMQANGSSAGTAHQVHRTVKTALNEAVRRRHLTINPASVAKAPRVEEEEVEPYTLEEVQRLLAEATKVRNTARWVIALALGLRQGEVLGLKWEDVDFEVGVILVRRGRLRPRYEHGCGDKCGRKPGYCPQKINIRRETKDTKTRAGKRPIGMPEELLQLLKRHKEEQERERALARDLWVEKGYVFTSPTGEPLNLNTDFHRWKDLLKSAKVRDGRLHDARHTAATVLLILGVPEAVVDRIMGWEPGKSARMRRRYQHLTGQVLQQTAAKVGGLLWGTAPPAPLSTHGGSLPGDSHSPVPAEPTVHVARLGERLIPFLHREHAGAVVAQWGADHPDQSAEVEEWGREEWEHNGPGGVRAIRGRVPDRRGVHHAQAVFLPGGARLNVGRTEQWSVAAWEFEIDLYTDLPVRWHTTRRPGQEVEAQVRGTDRDAVAVAFGEACAQAVDRARNPETYGDSEAADLP, via the coding sequence GTGACGCGAGCCTCCGCACCGAAGTCCCGCCAGCCCAACGGCGCCTCGTCCATCTACCGCGGCACGGACGGCCGTTGGCACGGCCGCGTCACCGTCGGCGTCAAAGACGACGGCTCCCCAGACCGGCGCCACGTCAGCCGCAAGACCCGCGCTGAGGTAACCAAGGTCGTCCGAGAGCTGGAGAAGCAGCGCGACTCCACCGGTGTCCGCAAGGCCGGCCAAACCTGGACAGTCGAGACCTGGCTGAGTCACTGGGTGGAGAACATCGCCGCGCCGAACGTCGGCGAGAACACCATCGACGGCTACCGTGTGGCGGTCTACCACCACCTCATCCCCGGCTTGGGCGCGCACCGCCTGGAGAAGCTTGAACCTGAGCACCTGGAGCGTCTTTACCGGAAGATGCAGGCGAACGGCAGCTCCGCCGGCACCGCCCACCAGGTACACCGGACGGTCAAGACTGCGCTCAACGAGGCCGTGCGCCGCCGCCACCTCACCATCAACCCGGCCTCCGTCGCCAAGGCGCCCAGGGTAGAAGAGGAGGAGGTCGAGCCGTACACGCTCGAAGAGGTCCAGCGCCTCCTCGCCGAGGCCACCAAGGTGCGCAATACCGCCCGCTGGGTCATCGCCCTCGCACTCGGCCTGCGACAAGGCGAGGTCCTCGGCCTGAAGTGGGAGGACGTCGACTTCGAGGTGGGCGTCATCCTCGTGCGCCGAGGCCGCCTGCGGCCCCGATACGAACACGGCTGCGGCGACAAGTGCGGCCGCAAGCCCGGCTACTGCCCACAGAAGATCAACATTCGTCGCGAGACGAAGGACACCAAAACCCGCGCCGGCAAGCGTCCGATCGGCATGCCCGAGGAGCTGCTGCAGCTTCTGAAGCGGCACAAGGAAGAGCAGGAGCGTGAGCGCGCCCTTGCCCGGGACCTGTGGGTCGAGAAGGGGTACGTGTTCACTTCGCCGACCGGCGAACCCCTCAATCTGAACACCGACTTCCACCGGTGGAAGGATCTGCTCAAGTCGGCGAAGGTCCGTGATGGCCGCCTCCACGACGCCCGTCACACGGCCGCGACCGTCTTGCTCATCCTCGGCGTCCCGGAAGCGGTGGTCGATCGCATCATGGGCTGGGAACCCGGAAAATCCGCCCGGATGCGCCGCCGCTATCAGCACCTCACGGGCCAGGTGCTCCAGCAGACGGCGGCGAAGGTGGGCGGATTGCTGTGGGGAACGGCGCCCCCCGCGCCTCTATCGACTCACGGGGGATCCTTGCCAGGCGACAGCCACAGCCCCGTCCCGGCGGAGCCGACAGTTCACGTGGCCCGACTCGGCGAGCGCCTTATCCCATTCCTGCATCGCGAACACGCGGGCGCGGTGGTCGCGCAGTGGGGTGCCGACCATCCCGACCAGTCAGCAGAGGTGGAGGAATGGGGCCGGGAGGAGTGGGAGCACAACGGGCCCGGCGGCGTGCGGGCCATCCGCGGACGCGTGCCTGACCGCAGGGGTGTCCACCATGCCCAGGCCGTGTTTCTGCCCGGCGGCGCACGTCTCAATGTGGGTCGCACCGAACAGTGGTCCGTGGCGGCCTGGGAGTTCGAGATAGACCTGTACACGGACCTGCCAGTCCGATGGCACACCACACGGCGC